TAGACGCAAACAATGCGGGCGCAGTAACGTTTACCAACAAAGAAGACCTTTCGGGCGTAGCTCCAGATTTCTTAAAATCTAAAGAAATTGAAGGAGGCAAAGGTTGGTCTATTCCGTTGCAAAATACTACACAACAACCATTGTTGCAATCTATGAACAATAGAGCAAGTAGAGAAAAACTGTTTAAAGCAGCGTGGCACAGAGCAGACCAAGGTGAGAACGATACTAGAGAAATAATTAAGGAATTAGTAAAAGTGCGTGCCCAAAAAGCAAAACTTTTAGGCTTTAATAATTATGCCGAATGGAGCCTTCAAAAAACAATGGCAAAAACACCCGAAAATGTAAATAAATTTTTTAGCGGGCTTATTCCTGCTGCAACGGCAAAAGCACAAACTGAATCTGATGAAATTCAGAAAATGATAAATTCTGATGGAAAGGATTTTACATTAGAACCGTGGGATTGGAACTATTATGCCGAAATGGTGCGAAAAGAAAAATACGACTTAGATGAAAACCAAATAAAGCCTTATTTTGAATTACAAAATGTACTAGAAAAAGGGGTGTTCTATGCTGCGGAAAAACTGTATGGAATAACCTATAAGTCCAGAACCGATATTCCTACCTATCACGAAGATGTACGGGTTTATGAGTTGTTTGAAGAAAATGGCGAACCACTGGGACTTTTTTATGCCGATTACTTTGCTAGACCGAGCAAACGTGGCGGCGCTTGGATGAGTAATTTTGTTACACAATCAAAATTGTACAATAAAAAACCGGTAATTTATAATGTTTGTAACTATCCAAAACCAGCTGATGGCGAACCTGCGTTACTTACTTATGATGAAGTTGAAACCATGTTTCACGAGTTTGGGCACGCCCTTCACGGGTTTTTTGCAGCGCAGCAATACCCATCATTATCTGGAACGGCCGTAGCGCGCGATTTTGTAGAATTTCCTTCGCAGTTTAATGAAAACTGGGCCCTGTATCCGGAAATTCTAAAAAACTACGCCCTTCACTATAAAACAGGCGAAGAAATTCCGGAACAATTGATTGACAAAATAAAAGATGCGGGCACATTTAATCAAGGGTATAGTCTAACCGAAAACCTGGCGGCATCTAACCTGGATATGCAATGGCACACCATTTCTGCTGATAAGCAAATTGATGATGTAAATGCTTTTGAAGATGCTGCTTTAAATAAAACTAAACTTGATGTTGTTCATGCCGTACCGCCAAGATACCGCTCAACTTATTTCTCACATATTTTTGCGGGTGGTTATGCCGCAGGCTATTATTCGTATTCGTGGACAGAAATGTTGCATCACGATGCCTATAACTGGTTTACAACCCACGGAGGTTTAACACGCGAAAATGGCCAGCGTTTTAGAGACATGGTTCTTTCTAGAGGAAATACATTAAATCTTGAAAAAATGTATAAAGATTGGCGTGGTAGTGACCCAAAAATTGAGCCTATGTTACAGGCTCGCGGGTTGAAATAACAAAAAAAGAAAACCACTAATCCACGAATAGTCTTTACAATTATTCGTGGATTAGTGGTTAATACTGTTACTTCTTCTTTTTAGAATTTTTCTTATCCTTCTTTGGGTGTACCAATTTCATCTCTTCAATTAAATTGGTGGCGCCTGCGTATTTATCTACTATAAAAAGTACGTATCGAATATCTACCATAATGTTGCGCGATAGGGCAGGGTCATAATAAAAATCGCTCATTGTACCTTCCCAAACGCGGTCAAAATTTAGACCTATTAAATTTCCGTGTGCATCAATAGCTGGGCTACCGCTATTGCCACCCGTTGTATGATTGGTTCCAATAAAGTTAACGGCCATCTTGCCGTTTTCGCCATACTGGCCGTAGTCTTTCGCTTCAAAAAGATCGATAAGCTTTTGCGGCACATCAAATTCATAATCGCCAGGTACGTATTTTTGAATTACTCCTTCCAAATGCGTTACAGGCTCGTAATACACGGCATCTGCGGGAGAGTAACCCGCCACTTTTCCATAGGTTACTCGCAAGGTACTGTTGGCATTGGGAAAGATGCGTGCGTCCTTTGGACTTAGTTCAAGCAAGGCTTTCATATAATCACGCTGCAACCCTGAAATTTTTAAATCTAATTCTTCGTATTTCGGGGCAACTTTTTCAAAATAAGCATCTGCCATTTCTGCTACTATTTTAAAACCTGGGTCATTATTCAACTTTGCTAAAACTGTTTCAGCATCGCCTGCTAACAGCTCTTTAACCGAGGTGTAATCTACCAAAGCAGAGTTGGTATAAACGTTATTTGTTAGTTGTTGTGCGTTTAAATTTTTAAATGAAGCTGGTAAAAAGTGATCTGCAACCCCTTCAGCGTAGAGCGCAATTAATGCTTCAAACACTTCTTTGTCTACTTGCTGGTTGTAATCTTTGTAATGACTTTCAAGTCTTTCAACCATATTGTTTCTTCTATCTATAAAGGACTGTTCGCCTCGGTTTTCAAAAACTTGTTTTAGCTGATAGGCTTGATAGGCCGTACGCAGTAATTCTACATTTCGTAATACAGTTTCAAGAAAATATTCACGTGCTAACGTATATGGTTCAATTTCGGTGTAGTAGGCCTCAAATTTTGGTAAAAGTTGACCGTATTCCTGTTGTTTCCCTTTTTTGTTAATCTGTTCTTTCAGTTCCCTTTCCTGTTGTTTTTTAATGCCAACTGCATCAGATTTTTTAAGTCCTAATGTTTCGCCTTTCCACTTTTTCCAGTAATTGGCAATTCGGGCGAATTTAGAAGCATATTGAATTTTTATCTGCGGATCGGCGCGCATGTATTTATCCTGAATGGCTAAAG
This region of Aequorivita marisscotiae genomic DNA includes:
- a CDS encoding M3 family metallopeptidase, coding for MKKAIPFLAIVLLIAACNDSKKKSTESNDEMNNTENPLLTESTLPYEAPDFTKIKDEHFKPAMLEGIEQQKQIVLEIANNEEEPTFENTVVALEKSSELLDRSSQIFYALAGANTNETLQAVESEMAPKFAAQKDMIYLNEKLFNRFKTLYDKKESLNLDAESLKLLENYYEDFEIAGANLSVEDKEKLKVYNEKIATLTTKFSKTLLDANNAGAVTFTNKEDLSGVAPDFLKSKEIEGGKGWSIPLQNTTQQPLLQSMNNRASREKLFKAAWHRADQGENDTREIIKELVKVRAQKAKLLGFNNYAEWSLQKTMAKTPENVNKFFSGLIPAATAKAQTESDEIQKMINSDGKDFTLEPWDWNYYAEMVRKEKYDLDENQIKPYFELQNVLEKGVFYAAEKLYGITYKSRTDIPTYHEDVRVYELFEENGEPLGLFYADYFARPSKRGGAWMSNFVTQSKLYNKKPVIYNVCNYPKPADGEPALLTYDEVETMFHEFGHALHGFFAAQQYPSLSGTAVARDFVEFPSQFNENWALYPEILKNYALHYKTGEEIPEQLIDKIKDAGTFNQGYSLTENLAASNLDMQWHTISADKQIDDVNAFEDAALNKTKLDVVHAVPPRYRSTYFSHIFAGGYAAGYYSYSWTEMLHHDAYNWFTTHGGLTRENGQRFRDMVLSRGNTLNLEKMYKDWRGSDPKIEPMLQARGLK
- a CDS encoding S46 family peptidase; this translates as MKLFRLLFIFLSVPLFAQQGGMWIPSLLEGMNETEMTNLGMKMTAADIYDVNNASLKDAVPHFNGGCTSEVISNKGLLLTNHHCGYSQIQSHSSLENDYLEDGFWAMSLKDELPNPGVTATFIVKIEDVTPQIMTGVLDAMSEGDKQKKIEENIAATVQNYPKEAWQENRVRTFYEGNQYMLFVVETFKDIRLVGAPPSSIGKFGSDTDNWIWPRHTGDFSLFRIYADQNNRPAEYSENNVPYTPKHFLPISLDGVAENDFTLVFGYPGTTDEYLPSIAIEQVINTVNPARIAIRDAALAIQDKYMRADPQIKIQYASKFARIANYWKKWKGETLGLKKSDAVGIKKQQERELKEQINKKGKQQEYGQLLPKFEAYYTEIEPYTLAREYFLETVLRNVELLRTAYQAYQLKQVFENRGEQSFIDRRNNMVERLESHYKDYNQQVDKEVFEALIALYAEGVADHFLPASFKNLNAQQLTNNVYTNSALVDYTSVKELLAGDAETVLAKLNNDPGFKIVAEMADAYFEKVAPKYEELDLKISGLQRDYMKALLELSPKDARIFPNANSTLRVTYGKVAGYSPADAVYYEPVTHLEGVIQKYVPGDYEFDVPQKLIDLFEAKDYGQYGENGKMAVNFIGTNHTTGGNSGSPAIDAHGNLIGLNFDRVWEGTMSDFYYDPALSRNIMVDIRYVLFIVDKYAGATNLIEEMKLVHPKKDKKNSKKKK